A region from the Salvia splendens isolate huo1 chromosome 15, SspV2, whole genome shotgun sequence genome encodes:
- the LOC121769138 gene encoding uncharacterized protein LOC121769138 isoform X1, whose translation MVVADSPEWLPPGFMVKAEYRSGKKVKYYLNVATGKKYNSKNEVICCAKENNNILLVTPQTKSADDSGPSSITKVDVIAEKTNDSAWLPNGWTVEERSRKSGSTAGLSYKIYTESSTGRKFYSKASVTRYLDNIAHTDIMTKQNNYYPNAATCVKYNSKNEVIHCAEENNNILLVTPKTENADDNGTSSVTKVDAISEKTNDLAWLPSGWTVEERRRKRGSTEGLSYKIYTDPSTGRKFYSKASVTRYLDNIAHTDIMTKQNKIDKVDEPLIDTSLQISPVRNTGSISVNKRKADSLTTVCAIDNVDENVPKQSPQIQSMTNNDAGHEDRRKGNSLVKIDNVGEPFPEMSPQVVSMTNNDGIREKKRRISSFVTVAIEWSTDKDLPDGWIKEIRTSKSGDRIRKDPFYTDPVSGYMFRSKPDALRYLETNDIGSCACKPRKRELDDIKSIENINLSSTPAKLKTQPFLGEESNGDAESSGTKVPAELDTNTLEREQVNQDNSVKSAKIGNKIEPENDVSKKDVRVVAVDAATSSPVADPSTNQQLPESGRRIKTGSRKPKKRRESSSTPTRTSKRLAGSKPEMKINLDLNKPSLRAALRGSTAKVVVASPIAPLKASDISESSNIEPAKEAVEQVVTGMETCQDANQPKEVEKPTPTEGSTIPAEQPGATGTAGTNPFVDGQQSQVSQLCYDFGDSWTNPLEFALKTLTGEFPIEDTLTFPSCLREPLDATFKEADLWLKQSNFDAPVNFQSEFPPHSESSKKQNGVDPSSVSFSGLGFSSCGGFNFQPSTEVGKKDSQTKFNP comes from the exons ATGGTCGTTGCGGACTCGCCTGAGTGGCTTCCTCCTGGCTTCATGGTCAAGGCTGAGTACAGGTCTGGGAAGAAAGTTAAG TACTATCTCAATGTTGCAACCGGTAAGAAATATAATTCCAAGAATGAGGTCATTTGTTGTGCCAAAGAAAACAACAATATTCTGCTTGTTACACCTCAAACGAAAAGTGCCGATGACAGTGGGCCCTCCTCAATTACCAAAGTTGATGTG ATAGCAGAAAAAACAAATGATTCTGCATGGTTGCCTAATGGATGGACAGTGGAAGAAAGAAGTAGAAAGAGTGGCTCAACAGCGGGATTATCTTACAAG ATATATACTGAATCGTCAActggaagaaaattttattctaaGGCATCTGTCACTCGATACTTGGATAACATAGCCCATACTGACATCATGACTAAGCAAAATAAC TACTATCCTAATGCTGCAACCTGTGTGAAATATAATTCCAAGAATGAGGTCATTCATTGTGCGGAAGAAAACAACAATATTCTGCTTGTTACACCTAAAACGGAAAATGCCGATGACAATGGGACCTCCTCAGTTACCAAAGTTGATGCG ATATCAGAAAAAACAAATGATCTTGCATGGTTGCCTAGTGGATGGACAGtggaagaaagaagaagaaagcgCGGCTCAACAGAGGGATTATCTTACAAG ATATACACAGATCCGTCAActggaagaaaattttattctaaGGCATCTGTCACTCGATACTTGGATAACATAGCCCATACTGACATCATGACTAAGCAAAATAAA ATTGACAAAGTGGATGAGCCACTCATAGACACATCTCTGCAGATATCACCTGTCAGAAATACTGGTAGCATTTCTGTAAATAAAAGGAAGGCCGACTCTCTTACAACGGTTTGTGCT ATTGATAATGTGGATGAGAATGTCCCAAAGCAGTCTCCACAGATCCAATCCATGACAAATAATGATGCCGGCCATGAAGATAGAAGGAAGGGAAACTCTCTTGTAAAG ATAGACAATGTGGGTGAACCATTTCCAGAGATGTCACCACAGGTCGTATCCATGACCAATAATGATGGCATTCgtgaaaagaaaaggaggatCAGTTCTTTTGTGACG GTAGCTATTGAGTGGTCAACTGATAAGGACCTGCCTGATGGCTGGATAAAAGaaatcaggacaagcaaatctGGGGATAGGATAAGAAAAGATCCG TTTTACACAGATCCGGTCAGCGGTTACATGTTTCGTTCTAAACCAGATGCCTTGCGATATCTGGAAACAAATGATATTGGTAGCTGCGCCTGCAAACCCCGGAAAAGGGAATTGGATGATATCAAATCAATTGAGAACATAAACCTT TCTTCAACTCCAGCTAAGCTCAAGACACAGCCTTTTCTTGGTGAAGAGTCAAATGGTG ATGCAGAAAGTTCGGGTACAAAGGTTCCAGCAGAATTGGACACCAACACTTTAGAACGGGAGCAAGTTAATCAAGACAATTCTGTCAAGAGTGCCAAAATAGGAAATAAGATTGAACCAGAAAATGATGTCTCTAAAAAGGACGTTAGAGTTGTGGCCGTAGATGCAGCTACGAGCTCCCCTGTGGCTGATCCCTCAACCAATCAGCAGCTTCCAGAAAGTGGCCGTAGAATTAAGACTGGCTCAAGAAAACCCAAGAAAAGAAGGGAGAGCAGCAGCACGCCAACACGAACTTCGAAAAGGCTTGCAGGTTCTAAACCTGAGATGAAAATCAACTTGGATTTGAACAAACCCTCTCTAAGGGCTGCTCTGAGAGGATCAACTGCTAAAGTAGTTGTTGCTTCTCCAATTGCTCCACTTAAGGCTTCAGATATTTCTGAGTCATCAAATATCGAGCCAGCCAAAGAGGCTGTAGAGCAAGTAGTTACAGGCATGGAAACTTGTCAAGATGCTAATCAGCCGAAAGAAGTTGAAAAGCCTACGCCTACAGAGGGCTCAACTATTCCAGCAGAGCAGCCAGGTGCAACAGGGACAGCTGGTACGAATCCATTCGTTGATGGTCAACAATCACAAGTTTCACAGCTTTGCTACGATTTTGGGGACTCGTGGACTAATCCGTTGGAATTCGCCTTGAAGACTCTGACTGGGGAGTTTCCGATTGAGGATACCCTGACATTTCCAAGTTGCTTAAGGGAGCCGTTGGACGCCACTTTCAAGGAGGCTGATTTGTGGTTGAAGCAATCAAATTTTGATGCTCCCGTTAACTTCCAAAGCGAATTTCCACCCCATTCTGAATCATCGAAGAAACAAAATGGTGTTGATCCGTCGTCAGTGTCATTCTCTGGCCTGGGCTTCAGTTCTTGCGGTGGCTTCAACTTCCAGCCTAGCACAGAGGTGGGGAAGAAGGATTCGCAGACCAAATTTAACCCTTAG
- the LOC121769138 gene encoding uncharacterized protein LOC121769138 isoform X3 has product MVVADSPEWLPPGFMVKAEYRSGKKVKYYLNVATGKKYNSKNEVICCAKENNNILLVTPQTKSADDSGPSSITKVDVIAEKTNDSAWLPNGWTVEERSRKSGSTAGLSYKIYTDPSTGRKFYSKASVTRYLDNIAHTDIMTKQNKIDKVDEPLIDTSLQISPVRNTGSISVNKRKADSLTTVCAIDNVDENVPKQSPQIQSMTNNDAGHEDRRKGNSLVKIDNVGEPFPEMSPQVVSMTNNDGIREKKRRISSFVTVAIEWSTDKDLPDGWIKEIRTSKSGDRIRKDPFYTDPVSGYMFRSKPDALRYLETNDIGSCACKPRKRELDDIKSIENINLSSTPAKLKTQPFLGEESNGDAESSGTKVPAELDTNTLEREQVNQDNSVKSAKIGNKIEPENDVSKKDVRVVAVDAATSSPVADPSTNQQLPESGRRIKTGSRKPKKRRESSSTPTRTSKRLAGSKPEMKINLDLNKPSLRAALRGSTAKVVVASPIAPLKASDISESSNIEPAKEAVEQVVTGMETCQDANQPKEVEKPTPTEGSTIPAEQPGATGTAGTNPFVDGQQSQVSQLCYDFGDSWTNPLEFALKTLTGEFPIEDTLTFPSCLREPLDATFKEADLWLKQSNFDAPVNFQSEFPPHSESSKKQNGVDPSSVSFSGLGFSSCGGFNFQPSTEVGKKDSQTKFNP; this is encoded by the exons ATGGTCGTTGCGGACTCGCCTGAGTGGCTTCCTCCTGGCTTCATGGTCAAGGCTGAGTACAGGTCTGGGAAGAAAGTTAAG TACTATCTCAATGTTGCAACCGGTAAGAAATATAATTCCAAGAATGAGGTCATTTGTTGTGCCAAAGAAAACAACAATATTCTGCTTGTTACACCTCAAACGAAAAGTGCCGATGACAGTGGGCCCTCCTCAATTACCAAAGTTGATGTG ATAGCAGAAAAAACAAATGATTCTGCATGGTTGCCTAATGGATGGACAGTGGAAGAAAGAAGTAGAAAGAGTGGCTCAACAGCGGGATTATCTTACAAG ATATACACAGATCCGTCAActggaagaaaattttattctaaGGCATCTGTCACTCGATACTTGGATAACATAGCCCATACTGACATCATGACTAAGCAAAATAAA ATTGACAAAGTGGATGAGCCACTCATAGACACATCTCTGCAGATATCACCTGTCAGAAATACTGGTAGCATTTCTGTAAATAAAAGGAAGGCCGACTCTCTTACAACGGTTTGTGCT ATTGATAATGTGGATGAGAATGTCCCAAAGCAGTCTCCACAGATCCAATCCATGACAAATAATGATGCCGGCCATGAAGATAGAAGGAAGGGAAACTCTCTTGTAAAG ATAGACAATGTGGGTGAACCATTTCCAGAGATGTCACCACAGGTCGTATCCATGACCAATAATGATGGCATTCgtgaaaagaaaaggaggatCAGTTCTTTTGTGACG GTAGCTATTGAGTGGTCAACTGATAAGGACCTGCCTGATGGCTGGATAAAAGaaatcaggacaagcaaatctGGGGATAGGATAAGAAAAGATCCG TTTTACACAGATCCGGTCAGCGGTTACATGTTTCGTTCTAAACCAGATGCCTTGCGATATCTGGAAACAAATGATATTGGTAGCTGCGCCTGCAAACCCCGGAAAAGGGAATTGGATGATATCAAATCAATTGAGAACATAAACCTT TCTTCAACTCCAGCTAAGCTCAAGACACAGCCTTTTCTTGGTGAAGAGTCAAATGGTG ATGCAGAAAGTTCGGGTACAAAGGTTCCAGCAGAATTGGACACCAACACTTTAGAACGGGAGCAAGTTAATCAAGACAATTCTGTCAAGAGTGCCAAAATAGGAAATAAGATTGAACCAGAAAATGATGTCTCTAAAAAGGACGTTAGAGTTGTGGCCGTAGATGCAGCTACGAGCTCCCCTGTGGCTGATCCCTCAACCAATCAGCAGCTTCCAGAAAGTGGCCGTAGAATTAAGACTGGCTCAAGAAAACCCAAGAAAAGAAGGGAGAGCAGCAGCACGCCAACACGAACTTCGAAAAGGCTTGCAGGTTCTAAACCTGAGATGAAAATCAACTTGGATTTGAACAAACCCTCTCTAAGGGCTGCTCTGAGAGGATCAACTGCTAAAGTAGTTGTTGCTTCTCCAATTGCTCCACTTAAGGCTTCAGATATTTCTGAGTCATCAAATATCGAGCCAGCCAAAGAGGCTGTAGAGCAAGTAGTTACAGGCATGGAAACTTGTCAAGATGCTAATCAGCCGAAAGAAGTTGAAAAGCCTACGCCTACAGAGGGCTCAACTATTCCAGCAGAGCAGCCAGGTGCAACAGGGACAGCTGGTACGAATCCATTCGTTGATGGTCAACAATCACAAGTTTCACAGCTTTGCTACGATTTTGGGGACTCGTGGACTAATCCGTTGGAATTCGCCTTGAAGACTCTGACTGGGGAGTTTCCGATTGAGGATACCCTGACATTTCCAAGTTGCTTAAGGGAGCCGTTGGACGCCACTTTCAAGGAGGCTGATTTGTGGTTGAAGCAATCAAATTTTGATGCTCCCGTTAACTTCCAAAGCGAATTTCCACCCCATTCTGAATCATCGAAGAAACAAAATGGTGTTGATCCGTCGTCAGTGTCATTCTCTGGCCTGGGCTTCAGTTCTTGCGGTGGCTTCAACTTCCAGCCTAGCACAGAGGTGGGGAAGAAGGATTCGCAGACCAAATTTAACCCTTAG
- the LOC121769138 gene encoding uncharacterized protein LOC121769138 isoform X2: protein MVVADSPEWLPPGFMVKAEYRSGKKVKYYLNVATGKKYNSKNEVICCAKENNNILLVTPQTKSADDSGPSSITKVDVIAEKTNDSAWLPNGWTVEERSRKSGSTAGLSYKIYTESSTGRKFYSKASVTRYLDNIAHTDIMTKQNNYYPNAATCVKYNSKNEVIHCAEENNNILLVTPKTENADDNGTSSVTKVDAISEKTNDLAWLPSGWTVEERRRKRGSTEGLSYKIYTDPSTGRKFYSKASVTRYLDNIAHTDIMTKQNKIDKVDEPLIDTSLQISPVRNTGSISVNKRKADSLTTIDNVDENVPKQSPQIQSMTNNDAGHEDRRKGNSLVKIDNVGEPFPEMSPQVVSMTNNDGIREKKRRISSFVTVAIEWSTDKDLPDGWIKEIRTSKSGDRIRKDPFYTDPVSGYMFRSKPDALRYLETNDIGSCACKPRKRELDDIKSIENINLSSTPAKLKTQPFLGEESNGDAESSGTKVPAELDTNTLEREQVNQDNSVKSAKIGNKIEPENDVSKKDVRVVAVDAATSSPVADPSTNQQLPESGRRIKTGSRKPKKRRESSSTPTRTSKRLAGSKPEMKINLDLNKPSLRAALRGSTAKVVVASPIAPLKASDISESSNIEPAKEAVEQVVTGMETCQDANQPKEVEKPTPTEGSTIPAEQPGATGTAGTNPFVDGQQSQVSQLCYDFGDSWTNPLEFALKTLTGEFPIEDTLTFPSCLREPLDATFKEADLWLKQSNFDAPVNFQSEFPPHSESSKKQNGVDPSSVSFSGLGFSSCGGFNFQPSTEVGKKDSQTKFNP from the exons ATGGTCGTTGCGGACTCGCCTGAGTGGCTTCCTCCTGGCTTCATGGTCAAGGCTGAGTACAGGTCTGGGAAGAAAGTTAAG TACTATCTCAATGTTGCAACCGGTAAGAAATATAATTCCAAGAATGAGGTCATTTGTTGTGCCAAAGAAAACAACAATATTCTGCTTGTTACACCTCAAACGAAAAGTGCCGATGACAGTGGGCCCTCCTCAATTACCAAAGTTGATGTG ATAGCAGAAAAAACAAATGATTCTGCATGGTTGCCTAATGGATGGACAGTGGAAGAAAGAAGTAGAAAGAGTGGCTCAACAGCGGGATTATCTTACAAG ATATATACTGAATCGTCAActggaagaaaattttattctaaGGCATCTGTCACTCGATACTTGGATAACATAGCCCATACTGACATCATGACTAAGCAAAATAAC TACTATCCTAATGCTGCAACCTGTGTGAAATATAATTCCAAGAATGAGGTCATTCATTGTGCGGAAGAAAACAACAATATTCTGCTTGTTACACCTAAAACGGAAAATGCCGATGACAATGGGACCTCCTCAGTTACCAAAGTTGATGCG ATATCAGAAAAAACAAATGATCTTGCATGGTTGCCTAGTGGATGGACAGtggaagaaagaagaagaaagcgCGGCTCAACAGAGGGATTATCTTACAAG ATATACACAGATCCGTCAActggaagaaaattttattctaaGGCATCTGTCACTCGATACTTGGATAACATAGCCCATACTGACATCATGACTAAGCAAAATAAA ATTGACAAAGTGGATGAGCCACTCATAGACACATCTCTGCAGATATCACCTGTCAGAAATACTGGTAGCATTTCTGTAAATAAAAGGAAGGCCGACTCTCTTACAACG ATTGATAATGTGGATGAGAATGTCCCAAAGCAGTCTCCACAGATCCAATCCATGACAAATAATGATGCCGGCCATGAAGATAGAAGGAAGGGAAACTCTCTTGTAAAG ATAGACAATGTGGGTGAACCATTTCCAGAGATGTCACCACAGGTCGTATCCATGACCAATAATGATGGCATTCgtgaaaagaaaaggaggatCAGTTCTTTTGTGACG GTAGCTATTGAGTGGTCAACTGATAAGGACCTGCCTGATGGCTGGATAAAAGaaatcaggacaagcaaatctGGGGATAGGATAAGAAAAGATCCG TTTTACACAGATCCGGTCAGCGGTTACATGTTTCGTTCTAAACCAGATGCCTTGCGATATCTGGAAACAAATGATATTGGTAGCTGCGCCTGCAAACCCCGGAAAAGGGAATTGGATGATATCAAATCAATTGAGAACATAAACCTT TCTTCAACTCCAGCTAAGCTCAAGACACAGCCTTTTCTTGGTGAAGAGTCAAATGGTG ATGCAGAAAGTTCGGGTACAAAGGTTCCAGCAGAATTGGACACCAACACTTTAGAACGGGAGCAAGTTAATCAAGACAATTCTGTCAAGAGTGCCAAAATAGGAAATAAGATTGAACCAGAAAATGATGTCTCTAAAAAGGACGTTAGAGTTGTGGCCGTAGATGCAGCTACGAGCTCCCCTGTGGCTGATCCCTCAACCAATCAGCAGCTTCCAGAAAGTGGCCGTAGAATTAAGACTGGCTCAAGAAAACCCAAGAAAAGAAGGGAGAGCAGCAGCACGCCAACACGAACTTCGAAAAGGCTTGCAGGTTCTAAACCTGAGATGAAAATCAACTTGGATTTGAACAAACCCTCTCTAAGGGCTGCTCTGAGAGGATCAACTGCTAAAGTAGTTGTTGCTTCTCCAATTGCTCCACTTAAGGCTTCAGATATTTCTGAGTCATCAAATATCGAGCCAGCCAAAGAGGCTGTAGAGCAAGTAGTTACAGGCATGGAAACTTGTCAAGATGCTAATCAGCCGAAAGAAGTTGAAAAGCCTACGCCTACAGAGGGCTCAACTATTCCAGCAGAGCAGCCAGGTGCAACAGGGACAGCTGGTACGAATCCATTCGTTGATGGTCAACAATCACAAGTTTCACAGCTTTGCTACGATTTTGGGGACTCGTGGACTAATCCGTTGGAATTCGCCTTGAAGACTCTGACTGGGGAGTTTCCGATTGAGGATACCCTGACATTTCCAAGTTGCTTAAGGGAGCCGTTGGACGCCACTTTCAAGGAGGCTGATTTGTGGTTGAAGCAATCAAATTTTGATGCTCCCGTTAACTTCCAAAGCGAATTTCCACCCCATTCTGAATCATCGAAGAAACAAAATGGTGTTGATCCGTCGTCAGTGTCATTCTCTGGCCTGGGCTTCAGTTCTTGCGGTGGCTTCAACTTCCAGCCTAGCACAGAGGTGGGGAAGAAGGATTCGCAGACCAAATTTAACCCTTAG
- the LOC121769148 gene encoding 60S ribosomal protein L24-like, with translation MVLKTELCRFSGAKIYPGRGIRFIRSDSQVFLFVNSKCKRYFHNRLRPAKLSWTAMYRKQHKKDAAAEAVKKRRRTNKKPYSRSIVGATLEVIQKKRAEKPEVRDAAREAALREIKERIKKTKDEKKAKKAEVMSKQKTSGKANVPKGAAPKGPKIGGGGGKR, from the exons AA GACTGAGCTTTGCCGTTTTAGCGGTGCCAAGATATATCCTGGAAGGGGCATCAGGTTTATCCGATCGGATTCTCAG GTGTTCCTCTTTGTTAACTCGAAATGCAAGAGGTACTTCCACAATCGCCTGAGGCCTGCTAAGCTTTCTTGGACCGCTATGTACAGGAAACAACATAAAAAG GATGCTGCTGCTGAAGCTGTGAAGAAGAGGCGTCGTACCAACAAGAAGCCCTACTCAAGGTCAATTGTTGGTGCCACCTTAGAGGTCATTCAGAAAAAACGAGCTGAGAAACCAGAGGTCCGTGATGCTGCACGTGAAGCTGCTCTACG CGAAATTAAGGAGAGAATCAAGAAAACCAAAGACGAGAAGAAGGCAAAGAAGGCTGAAGTTATGTCCAAGCAAAAGACTTCCGGAAAGGCCAACGTACCCAAGGGAGCAGCACCCAAGGGCCCAAAGATTGGAGGTGGTGGCGGCAAGCGTTGA